A region from the Alnus glutinosa chromosome 5, dhAlnGlut1.1, whole genome shotgun sequence genome encodes:
- the LOC133869204 gene encoding cation/H(+) antiporter 15-like, whose amino-acid sequence MVIETMSYLGLLFYVFLTGLEMDLSAILRPGKRVMGIAMIGILIPFLIGIGLFFLLQHGSKVNITPKMGCVFWAASLTITGFPVLTRILADLKLLHSDIGRIAMSVAMLNDIYAWVLIAILIPAGINVKTVHVSLTGTVTFVIVCFFVVRPLLERIIRIESEKDNYDEYYLCFVVAGAMICGCITDVIGAHSIVGAFVFGLIIPNGDFGDVLLDRLDDFVSGMMLPFFFVSCGIKIDFKTIVAEEGTAWYLVALVVCLACMAKILSSLLVSVLFNMPLRDGATLGVLTNTKGILALVILNAGWNERILNDQQYTVMVVAMLVMTIAVAPIMSAIYKRRKGLKQYRLRTIQRPKADTELRVLACVHTTSNVSGILSLLEVSHATKLSPITIFALHLVELTGRASAMLIVHSRRKSAAQNPSRAQADSNLIINAFEAFEKDNHLVTVQPLTAMSLYGTMHEDICSLAQDKRVALILLPFHKHSTVDGRMEDENAAYRDINLNVLANAPCSVGIFIDRGLAAAVRPGGPSDNIVKFRFAMIFIGGPDDREALAYAWRMVGHPGISLSVVRFLPGEDAVNLELENDVESHGMSPAIANNERQTAIDDEDYINEFRLKSANHDSIMYLEKVVNNGEETVSAISAMNNCYDLYIVGKRTGMVSPLVSGLSDWSDCPELGVIGDVLVSSNFALQASVLVVQQYGSAAQDRGMSASSDGSRQERFGLRQRMMGVLRFSHSSKGMVLSDSDWPVGNA is encoded by the exons ATGGTCATCGAGACGATGTCATACTTAGGCCTCCTTTTCTACGTATTCCTCACCGGTTTGGAGATGGACCTCAGCGCAATCCTCCGACCAGGGAAAAGGGTGATGGGCATCGCCATGATCGGAATTCTCATCCCATTCCTTATAGGAATAGGGTTGTTTTTCCTACTGCAACACGGCTCCAAAGTTAACATCACACCGAAAATGGGTTGTGTTTTCTGGGCCGCCTCGCTCACCATCACCGGCTTCCCGGTGCTTACACGCATCCTCGCTGACCTCAAGCTCCTCCACTCGGATATAGGGAGAATTGCCATGTCTGTGGCCATGCTCAACGACATATACGCATGGGTTCTCATTGCAATATTGATACCAGCCG gtATCAACGTGAAAACTGTTCATGTGTCATTAACCGGCACCGTCACCTTCGTAATAGTCTGCTTTTTCGTGGTCCGTCCGCTTCTGGAAAGGATAATCCGCATCGAATCGGAGAAGGACAACTACGACGAGTACTATTTGTGCTTTGTGGTGGCTGGGGCGATGATCTGCGGGTGCATCACCGATGTAATTGGCGCACACTCCATTGTGGGAGCTTTTGTGTTTGGGCTTATCATTCCGAATGGGGACTTCGGGGACGTGCTTTTAGACAGGCTAGATGACTTTGTGTCGGGGATGATGTTGCCCTTCTTCTTCGTGAGTTGCGGGATAAAAATTGATTTCAAGACGATTGTGGCGGAGGAGGGCACGGCATGGTACTTGGTGGCGCTGGTCGTATGCTTGGCTTGCATGGCGAAGATTTTGAGCTCTCTTCTCGTCAGCGTCTTATTTAACATGCCGCTTCGAGATGGTGCCACTCTTGGAGTCCTTACCAACACCAAAGGCATCTTGGCACTCGTTATCCTCAATGCTGGGTGGAACGAAAGG attTTGAACGACCAACAGTACACAGTGATGGTGGTTGCCATGCTGGTAATGACGATTGCCGTGGCGCCCATCATGTCTGCCATCTACAAGCGTAGAAAGGGCTTAAAGCAGTACAGGTTGAGGACAATACAAAGACCAAAGGCGGACACAGAACTCCGAGTCCTCGCATGCGTCCATACCACAAGCAATGTATCGGGCATACTCAGCCTCCTTGAAGTCTCCCACGCCACCAAACTCTCCCCTATTACCATCTTCGCCCTCCACCTCGTCGAGCTCACTGGCCGCGCCTCCGCCATGCTCATCGTCCACTCTAGGCGCAAGTCCGCCGCCCAGAATCCCAGCCGAGCGCAGGCCGACTCCAACCTCATTATCAACGCCTTCGAAGCCTTCGAGAAGGACAACCACCTCGTCACCGTCCAACCCCTCACCGCAATGTCACTATACGGCACAATGCACGAGGATATCTGCAGCTTGGCTCAGGACAAGCGTGTGGCCCTCATTCTTCTCCCGTTTCACAAGCACTCCACCGTGGATGGCCGAATGGAGGACGAGAACGCCGCCTACAGAGACATAAACCTCAACGTTTTGGCCAACGCACCGTGCTCCGTTGGAATCTTTATCGACCGTGGACTAGCAGCAGCCGTGCGCCCAGGAGGGCCTAGCGACAATATTGTTAAGTTCCGCTTTGCCATGATCTTCATTGGTGGCCCTGACGACCGTGAGGCACTGGCTTATGCATGGAGGATGGTGGGGCATCCTGGAATCAGCCTAAGTGTGGTGCGGTTCCTTCCAGGCGAGGACGCTGTGAACTTGGAGCTTGAAAACGATGTTGAAAGCCATGGGATGTCACCGGCCATAGCCAACAACGAGAGGCAAACTGCAATTGATGATGAGGACTACATAAACGAGTTTAGGCTCAAGTCAGCAAACCACGACTCCATTATGTACTTAGAAAAGGTGGTGAACAATGGGGAGGAGACTGTGTCGGCCATAAGTGCAATGAATAATTGCTATGATTTGTATATAGTTGGAAAAAGGACAGGAATGGTGTCGCCGCTCGTGTCGGGGCTGTCGGATTGGAGCGACTGCCCGGAGCTAGGGGTCATAGGGGATGTATTAGTGTCCTCAAACTTTGCGTTGCAAGCGTCGGTTCTTGTGGTGCAACAGTATGGTTCTGCGGCTCAGGATAGGGGCATGTCGGCCTCATCGGACGGGTCCAGGCAAGAGCGTTTCGGGCTGCGGCAGAGGATGATGGGTGTTCTGAGGTTTTCGCATAGCTCAAAGGGAATGGTGTTGTCTGATAGTGACTGGCCGGTCGGAAATGCGTAA
- the LOC133869365 gene encoding uncharacterized protein ycf23-like, giving the protein MHSSICMPISPSSHTLLKPNNNPFLGDYLCSTPSLSLRRRASLTTRALLSSTKEAVLKDFQERRALKIISGLQNFNKDNVASVVTAAEKGGATHVDIACDPELVKLAISLTSLPVCVSSVDPKAFAVAVEAGALMVEIGNYDSFYEMGVVFSPEQILNLTKETKRILPSVTLSVTVPHTLSLPDQVKLAENLEQEGVDIIQTEGGKSSYPSKSGVLGLIEKATPTLAAAYSISRAVKIPVMCSSGLSAVTAPMAITAGAAGVGVGSAVNKLNDVVAMIAAVRSIANSLEASAGRHSTSEERALQM; this is encoded by the exons ATGCATTCCTCAATCTGCATGCCCATTTCACCATCTTCCCACACTCTTTTGAAACCAAACAACAACCCTTTTCTGGGTGACTATCTTTGTTCAACACCAAGTTTATCTCTTAGAAGAAGAGCCTCTCTAACTACCAGAGCACTTCTATCATCTACCAAAGAAGCAGTGCTGAAGGATTTTCAAGAAAGAAGAGCCCTCAAG ATTATCTCAGGATTGCAGAATTTCAATAAAGACAATGTTGCTTCAGTTGTTACTGCTGCAGAGAAG GGGGGAGCAACTCATGTGGATATAGCTTGTGACCCAGAGTTAGTGAAGCTTGCCATCAGTTTAACTTCTCTTCCG GTATGTGTTTCTTCCGTGGATCCAAAAGCATTTGCAGTTGCTGTTGAAGCAGGGGCACTAATG GTTGAGATTGGAAACTATGATTCGTTCTATGAGATGGGAGTGGTTTTCTCTCCAGAGCAG ATATTGAATCTAACAAAGGAGACCAAGAGGATTCTTCCATCTGTGACCTTATCAGTAACCGTGCCTCACACACTAAGCCTACCTGATCAG GTCAAGCTTGCAGAGAATCTGGAACAGGAAGGTGTTGACATTATTCAAACGGAAGGAGGGAAAAGTTCTTATCCTTCAAAATCTGGTGTTCTTGGTTTGATTGAGAAG GCCACACCAACATTGGCAGCTGCATATTCTATTTCACGGGCCGTCAAGATTCCTGTCATGTGTTCATCTGGACTGAGTGCAGTTACAGCACCAATGGCCATCACAGCGGGGGCTGCGGGGGTG GGTGTGGGTTCAGCAGTGAACAAGCTTAATGACGTCGTTGCAATGATCGCGGCAGTCAGAAGTATCGCCAATTCATTAGAGGCATCAGCTGGTAGACACAGCACATCTGAAGAAAGAGCTTTGCAAATGTGA